One genomic window of Pelodiscus sinensis isolate JC-2024 chromosome 14, ASM4963464v1, whole genome shotgun sequence includes the following:
- the LOC102458383 gene encoding C2 calcium-dependent domain-containing protein 4C-like isoform X1 yields the protein MEGPVCAARELERGCPPAAGMWFLEKMKASPGSSPLSPSFLGLPPGATAPERARGGAAAFPNVLTPDRIPAFCIPPRLTVSSPPDGCLAEPRLPSSGTAKCGPSLILPHLIQIESAEEIPALEEDCSNSDPQSQAALSLPHFPKAQTSYGFCTLLESPHTRRKESIFHSDPCSSSPSSLVLPRARANTCPGRRAASSPIAIGPAGRASKPLHRPGAGDSDATSSTDSSPFSSPLLSRSPPRSCPLLKARSPEGLLGRALRARNKSSMVRNHSLSTDESSSSDNSPNATRRSSEGLVESFRTRSFNLSHSAIFPLDLTCGRERLVGESTVLLDRGGLLRLSAEYCSENRRLRLRLISAEGLYDASVEPKSINCCITFSLVPGKIQKQKSTVIKRSRNPIFNEDFFFDGITEDDLYSFSVRMKAINKGCNLKRDSVLGESELSLANILSI from the exons ATGGAGGGACCCGTCTGTGCCGCGC GTGAACTTGAGCGCGGCTGCCCTCCCGCTGCAGGGATGTGGTTCCTGGAGAAGATGAAAGCCTCGCCTGGAAGCAGCCCTCTGAGTCCCTCCTTCCTGGGGCTCCCGCCAGGTGCCACGGCGCCAGAGAGAGcccggggaggggcagctgctttCCCCAACGTTTTAACCCCAGACCGGATCCCTGCGTTCTGCATCCCACCCAGACTGACGGTTTCCTCTCCGCCCGACGGCTGCCTGGCAGAGCCCAGGCTGCCCTCCTCGGGCACGGCCAAGTGCGGCCCCAGCCTGATCTTGCCACATCTCATCCAGATAGAAAGTGCAGAGGAGATACCGGCCCTAGAGGAGGACTGCTCCAACTCCGACCCCCAGTCCCAGGCTGCGCTGTCCCTGCCCCATTTCCCCAAAGCCCAGACCTCCTACGGCTTCTGCACCTTGCTGGAGAGTCCCCACACCAGGAGGAAGGAGTCCATCTTCCACAGTGACCCCTGCAGCAGCTCTCCCTCCAGCTTGGTACTGCCTAGAGCCAGAGCCAATACCTGCCCTGGCAGAAGGGCGGCTTCCAGCCCCATTGCCATTGGGCCTGCTGGCAGGGCCTCTAAGCCCCTGCACAGGCCAGGTGCTGGGGACAGTGACGCTACCTCATCCACCGACTCGTCTCCTTTCAGCTCCCCGCTTCTGAGTCGctctcctcccagatcctgcccgCTGCTCAAAGCTCGGAGCCCAGAGGGGCTGCTTGGCAGGGCCCTGAGAGCAAGGAACAAATCCAGCATGGTGCGGAACCACTCCTTGTCGACGGACGAGAGCAGCTCCAGCGATAACAGCCCCAATGCCACCCGCAGGTCTTCAGAGGGGCTAGTTGAGTCCTTCCGCACCCGGAGCTTTAACCTGTCACATTCTGCTATCTTCCCACTGGACCTTACCTGTGGCCGAGAGAGGCTAGTTGGGGAAAGCACTGTGCTACTGGATAGAGGAGGGTTGTTGAGACTGTCAGCAGAGTACTGTTCAGAAAACAGAAGGCTGAGACTCCGTCTCATCAGTGCAGAGGGTTTATATGATGCTTCTGTGGAGCCTAAAAGTATCAACTGCTGCATCACCTTCTCCCTTGTGCCAGGGAAAATTCAGAAGCAGAAAAGCACCGTTATAAAAAGAAGCAGAAACCCCATCTTTAATGAGGATTTCTTCTTCGATGGTATTACAGAGGATGATCTGTACAGCTTTTCGGTGAGGATGAAAGCAATAAATAAAGGGTGTAACTTGAAAAGAGACTCTGTGCTAGGTGAAAGTGAACTGAGTTTAGCAAATATTTTATCAATCTAA
- the LOC102458383 gene encoding C2 calcium-dependent domain-containing protein 4C-like isoform X2 gives MWFLEKMKASPGSSPLSPSFLGLPPGATAPERARGGAAAFPNVLTPDRIPAFCIPPRLTVSSPPDGCLAEPRLPSSGTAKCGPSLILPHLIQIESAEEIPALEEDCSNSDPQSQAALSLPHFPKAQTSYGFCTLLESPHTRRKESIFHSDPCSSSPSSLVLPRARANTCPGRRAASSPIAIGPAGRASKPLHRPGAGDSDATSSTDSSPFSSPLLSRSPPRSCPLLKARSPEGLLGRALRARNKSSMVRNHSLSTDESSSSDNSPNATRRSSEGLVESFRTRSFNLSHSAIFPLDLTCGRERLVGESTVLLDRGGLLRLSAEYCSENRRLRLRLISAEGLYDASVEPKSINCCITFSLVPGKIQKQKSTVIKRSRNPIFNEDFFFDGITEDDLYSFSVRMKAINKGCNLKRDSVLGESELSLANILSI, from the coding sequence ATGTGGTTCCTGGAGAAGATGAAAGCCTCGCCTGGAAGCAGCCCTCTGAGTCCCTCCTTCCTGGGGCTCCCGCCAGGTGCCACGGCGCCAGAGAGAGcccggggaggggcagctgctttCCCCAACGTTTTAACCCCAGACCGGATCCCTGCGTTCTGCATCCCACCCAGACTGACGGTTTCCTCTCCGCCCGACGGCTGCCTGGCAGAGCCCAGGCTGCCCTCCTCGGGCACGGCCAAGTGCGGCCCCAGCCTGATCTTGCCACATCTCATCCAGATAGAAAGTGCAGAGGAGATACCGGCCCTAGAGGAGGACTGCTCCAACTCCGACCCCCAGTCCCAGGCTGCGCTGTCCCTGCCCCATTTCCCCAAAGCCCAGACCTCCTACGGCTTCTGCACCTTGCTGGAGAGTCCCCACACCAGGAGGAAGGAGTCCATCTTCCACAGTGACCCCTGCAGCAGCTCTCCCTCCAGCTTGGTACTGCCTAGAGCCAGAGCCAATACCTGCCCTGGCAGAAGGGCGGCTTCCAGCCCCATTGCCATTGGGCCTGCTGGCAGGGCCTCTAAGCCCCTGCACAGGCCAGGTGCTGGGGACAGTGACGCTACCTCATCCACCGACTCGTCTCCTTTCAGCTCCCCGCTTCTGAGTCGctctcctcccagatcctgcccgCTGCTCAAAGCTCGGAGCCCAGAGGGGCTGCTTGGCAGGGCCCTGAGAGCAAGGAACAAATCCAGCATGGTGCGGAACCACTCCTTGTCGACGGACGAGAGCAGCTCCAGCGATAACAGCCCCAATGCCACCCGCAGGTCTTCAGAGGGGCTAGTTGAGTCCTTCCGCACCCGGAGCTTTAACCTGTCACATTCTGCTATCTTCCCACTGGACCTTACCTGTGGCCGAGAGAGGCTAGTTGGGGAAAGCACTGTGCTACTGGATAGAGGAGGGTTGTTGAGACTGTCAGCAGAGTACTGTTCAGAAAACAGAAGGCTGAGACTCCGTCTCATCAGTGCAGAGGGTTTATATGATGCTTCTGTGGAGCCTAAAAGTATCAACTGCTGCATCACCTTCTCCCTTGTGCCAGGGAAAATTCAGAAGCAGAAAAGCACCGTTATAAAAAGAAGCAGAAACCCCATCTTTAATGAGGATTTCTTCTTCGATGGTATTACAGAGGATGATCTGTACAGCTTTTCGGTGAGGATGAAAGCAATAAATAAAGGGTGTAACTTGAAAAGAGACTCTGTGCTAGGTGAAAGTGAACTGAGTTTAGCAAATATTTTATCAATCTAA